One Thermococcus sp. MV5 genomic window carries:
- a CDS encoding glycosyltransferase family 2 protein gives MNDLKDVTIGLKTFYRTEKLRNTLRSLVGLNVKEVIVADDGPEDPEKEKLYQEMSEYLPLKVIRLPYNSGLAYGRNRIVEN, from the coding sequence ATGAACGATTTAAAAGATGTAACGATTGGACTTAAGACATTTTATCGAACAGAAAAATTAAGAAATACTTTGAGATCATTAGTTGGATTGAATGTTAAAGAAGTTATAGTGGCAGACGACGGCCCAGAAGACCCAGAAAAAGAAAAACTGTATCAAGAGATGTCTGAATACCTTCCCCTAAAAGTCATTAGACTACCATATAATTCCGGGTTAGCATATGGAAGGAACAGGATAGTGGAGAATAA